The Lactuca sativa cultivar Salinas chromosome 2, Lsat_Salinas_v11, whole genome shotgun sequence genome includes the window tttaatttattaaatttatgAAATCAAACATCGAAATCCCTAACAGAAAAATTAACATTCCAATAACAGAAACCAACCTTGATTACGGATGAGAATTTGGGTCCACAACAAGATTTCGTACCAAAATCACGAACCAGAACAAATAGGCTTGGATAACGAGCCCTCATGTCATCCTCAAGATCCTATATCATATCTCCGCCATGCTTGTTCTTCCAAAGAATTTTCACAAGTTTCACTCCTTTCTTGTGCAACTGCTTGGTCTCACACTCCAGTATTGATGCTGGTTTTTCAACTAAACATTTTGATTCATTGACTCGTAGCTCGTCTAATGGTAGTACACTGGGTTTCTCCACAAAACACTTTCTCATGTAGCAAACGTGAAATACATCAAGAATTCCCGCTAACTTGGGTGGTAACTCCAATCTGTAGGCTTGCTCTCCGACTCGTTCCAACACTGCAAGTGGTCCGATAAAGTGCAGTCTCAACTTCCCCGCTTGCGAAAACGAATAATCACcatccaaggtgagactttctaTCTTCACTTTATCCTCGATAAGCTGCATGATTTCATAACTTGCAAATTCTTTTTCTCCAAGATCCAGCCAACAAGTAGGTgtacgacacctcctcccataaagtATCTCATACGGATCCATGTCAATGCTAGCATGATAGGTGTTTTTGTAGGAAACTCCACCAAGGTTAAGTAAGTATCCCAACAACCTCCATAATCAATAACACATGCACATAACATATCCTTTAGAGTCTGAATAGTCCTCTCGGTTTTCCTTTCAGTCTGAgggtgataagttgtactcaGGTGCaccctcgtacccaactcctcctGTTATTTCTGCCAAAATCTCGACACAAAACGGCTGTCACAATAAAAAATAATGGATAATTGCACACCATGCCTCGTGACAATCTCCTCAATGTAAATATTTGCCAATTTCTCCAATTTTTCATTCTCCTTAGTTTCCAAAAAGTGTGTGCTTTTTAGTCAACCTgtatataatcacacatatcatGTTATTGCCTCAAGAGGTTTTAGGCAACTTTGTGACAAAATTTAACGTGATTTTATCCCATTTCCACTCCATAATCTCTGGGTATTGCAGCGCACCATACGGCTTCTGGTGGTCAGCCTTGACTAaagcacaagtcacacactcaatTACGTATCTTGCCACTTCCCTCTTTATTCCTGGCCACCAATAATTGGATTTTAGGTCCCGATACATCTTTGTTTCTCCCATATGTATTGAATACTTTGATTTATGTGTGTCTCGAAGCAAAGTTTCACGCACAACACCCACCTTGGGGATCCAAAGTCTCCCCCGAAAATTCTTAAGTCCCCGTTCATCATCCACCAACAAGGCCTGCTTCACATGCTCTTCTTTCAAACCCTCCTCTTGAGCAACCTGAATCTACTCGAAAATACCTGGAACTATTACCACCCCATAGATTTAAGGTGATAAGCTCCTCTTGGTTCTTTACGACTTAAAGCATCAGCTAACACATTTTCTTTCCAGGATGATAGctaatctcacagtcataataaGCTAATAATTCTACCCAACGACATtttctcatattcaattctttctgattctGGATGTGTTGCAAGCTCTTATGGTCATTGTTTAGTGTACACTTCGTCTTGTACAAATGGTGACACCACAACTTAAGTGCAAACACAACAGTTACTAACTCCAAGTCATGTACCGAGTAGTTCATTCCAACGCTCTTTAACTATCaggaagcataagcaatcacctttcccctctgcatcaacacataTCCCAAGCCTGAACACGATGCATCATTGTAAACCACAAAGTCATCATTCTCTTCAGGAAGAGAAATAATAGGAGCCTCACACAAAAGACCCTAAAAGGTATGAATGCCTCCTCATGCTTTTCAGACCAGACAAATGGATTTGCTTTCCTTGTCAATTTGGTTAGAGGACCCACAATCTTGGATAAATTCTTGATGAGCCTTTGATAATAACccgccaaacccaagaaacttcGAATGTTGGTGGGAGTCTTCGATATCGGCCACTTCTTAACTGATTCTATCTTCGTTGGGTCTACCGTGATCCCTCTGACCCGACTAtatgtccaaggaactggacctccctcaaccaaaattcacacttagaaAATTTCACATACAATTTCTCCTTCCGTAGCGTGTCTAAAACCTCCCTCAAGTGCAGCCAATGATTGTCAACACTCCGAGAATACACAAGTATGTTGTCGATGAAAACAATGACAGACTTATCTAAAAATGGAtgacacacccgattcattaggtccataaacacCGCTAGGCCATTCGTctgtccaaagggcatcactaagagctcataatgtccatagcatGTCCTGAATTATGTCTTGGGTATATCCTGCTTGCTAACCCgaacctgatgatatcccgaacgcaaatcaatctttgaaaaatgGATAGCACCATGGAGTTGATAAAAAAAAGGTCATCAATTCTTGGGAGGGGATACTTATTCTTCGTTGtaaccttgttcaactccctataatgGTGTAGACAAAAcgtgcttgtggcattgttgtattggacacattaacaagaaacgcatcgctcaactccaaaaggatggattgttggaatcatttgacttaagttcAGATGATGAATATGAGTCTTGTCTTTTAggtaagatgacaaaatcacctttcacatGGTCTTGTGAAataagtgaaggtttgttggatctcataaacACAGATGTAAATGGACCCATCAGATCgaccataagggatgctaatcgattctacATGAcgtttacggatgattatagtagatataggtatatatacttaatcaaacataaatcataaacatTTAAAAGTTCAAAGACTTTAAACACGTGTTCGAGAATCAATTgtgtaggaagataaagatgctctgatcagAAAAAGTCGGAGAGTATCTTACTATCGACTTCCataatgtggaatagtttcacaattgaatcctcctaggacaccgtaacttaatggtgtggttgagaggcatAATCATTATTAGActtggttcattccatgatgagttgagctttcGTTCCTATTTCTttctggggtatgccttagagacagtcgcctatatccttaatcttATTCCTACTAAGAAGGTCGCCAAAAcaactcacgagatgtggacaacgAAAATTCCTTTGCTAGctcacatcaaggtttggggttgtgaagcttttgtcaGACGAGTGACTCATGACAATCTAGAACCTAGAAGTAAGAGGTGTatttgaaagatctagtatgctcaagaatcatattaaattaatattgctaattaacatatgatactaatgggtcacactaaaaacaacttgatacaattgattatttattagaaattgattttaataaatattcataaactcttataattaattgggaaaaatatttatttcatgcaaataattattttacaattacaagtaacatattatttcatatggtatgaattaataagtcatgcacaaccttTTGGAGTAGTTGGGtctttttgtcttttacctaaatacaatggtttatattttataaactcggttttataaaattcaaactttttcacTTCTTTTTTATACCAATTTTTGAAAATTGTGCTAGAAAAAGGAGTGATGGCCTTTTGCATTCTTGAATCAAAAGAAATAAGGTATGGGTGCATGCATGGGAGACATACTTGTCTTGTGTCATAAGGTCTTAAGGGTTAAAGACCTTAAGGTATTGTTTTCACTTTATACAAGACTTGAGGCTTTCATTTTGGTGATAACTTGGACACCAAACCCGTAACTCTCTAGCCTCTCTCATCTGCTCTTCTTTTACTTTGAACACTTGAAGAAATTAATACTTGTTTAtgctctcttgaagttcatattggttatcaACTTCAAGCTTAAGATTTAAGAGTTttagactagcatctacatcaagttgagtcactGTTGGTATCTCTTAAGTActtcattcttcatcaacttccaaacctcccaagaggacccaaagaactataaaggttgttatttcttcatctcttctttgattggtgttttaaaatttccataacttgcaagatgatccttAGTGGGTTGTAACTAGCTTATTAAGTTCGAAATTTAAAGACTTCTGTTTGCCATATTTTTACgttttatgaaactatttttgaataaaaaactcAACagtattttcattggttacccacaaaaatcttttggatacttgttctacaaacctagtgagaatgtggtctttgtagctcgaACGAGAGTCTCTcatgagagagaactcatattcaATGAGGACAGTGGGTAtgcaattgaccttgaagagattcaagaatcaaccTGTGAAGGAACCTTAAAAGAAACTAGCTCTCAACTAGAGGATGAGATTCTTGTTGATCTCATTGACAATTCGTTACCTCTTTGCCGATCCAGTAGGGTTAGCATGTCACCTacgttctatggtttccatataaagTCAGATGGTGAGACGTTTatcagtgatggtacactagAAAATTTGGATGAGCCAGCTAACTACAAGGATGCAATGGCGATTCCTAAggctgccaaatggaaagaggaaatggacatcGAGATTTAGTCTATGTAcgaaaaccaagtttggaatttggtcgaTCATGAAAATGAACGAAAGACAAtaggttgcaaatggatcttcaagaagaagaccgacatggtgGGAAGGTACACACGATCAAAGCACGATTGGTTACGAAGGGTCTTACTCAAACCTTCGGGGTTGACTATGATAAAACATTTTCACCAGTGGCAAATATAAAGTCTATCAGGATAATGCTTACCATAGTTgtctttcatgattatgaaatatggtagatAGATGTCAAAACTGTTTTCCTCAATGAGAAGTTGGCTTAGGATATTTACATGAACTAGCCATAGGGttttatacatgcaaaatttcctaatagaatgtgtaagcttgagaaattcatttatggattgaaacaagtgttttgcagctggaatctttgctttcatgagaaagtcaaagaatttggtttctctaggagcgaggatgagtcttgtgtgtatgtcaaagctagtgggagtatagtaactttcctAGTAttgtatatgttgatgacatacttctaatgggaaacgacattccaaccttgcaagaagtgaaatcttggcttaggaagtgtttcgttATGAAGGATCTAGGGGCACAACCAAAGTTTTATATTTTGGGCCTAATATGTATAAAACTAAAGTAAAAATGGCTAATTCTAACCAAAAAAATCAGTAAACATGGTATTATCTTCTTGGAACCTCTCTTTCAATTCAGGGATGTTATATTGATACATTGCTTCTCTCATCTTCTTCAGGCTCATATTGTGTGGCTCGTCGTCATAGTATCTAGTAGAAATTTAGATAGTGAAACATGCTAAAAATAATCATGATAGTAATAATCATGATTTTCATAAAGAGATAAGTGACTATGACTACATGTAGGTCTACCTTTCACACATTGACGACCCTTATATTCATGTCTAGATCGTGTAATAAGTTGTGGTTACGTGATGTTTTCCACTAAAGCCGATATATTAGTTGGTTTATGAGACCAGATTATGTGGAATAAAATAGGAACAAAGAAATCCGGAAACAAATGTGAAAATCTCAACACCCACAAGAACGCTCATAGTTGTTAAGAAAGGATAATCTCTAATTACTCCAAAAGTGTGTAAAACATTAAtcttaaaatctaaaaaaaaaattatgatccTAGCGTTCTATGTATACTAATAGAAAATTTATAACTAGAAGAAATGCCATTATAATAAGGAAACAGTTTAAGACTTGGGCTTTCTCAATTTTGAGATAATGGGACGGAATTGTGAGGCTCCTTGGGGCCACATGCCATCTGCGATGTTCGATTTTGAGTCGAATTAATTGATTTTTAGGAAATATCCAGAAAAGTCTtaaaattttagtctaatttatgaaaaagtttcaaactaaattttgtttacaaaaaaacaCAGAATACCggttaaaacttcgaaaaaacccTTTTCGGCtggtgtaacgcccatagattagggctagtcaatttagagacaataagcatcaaaaattactttttgatggaagattatttagaaggattaatcttaaccaagttgtagtatatgtctcaaggtttctgaaaatataaagaacgccgaaatccgagttatagcgaagaagttatgacctgtcgaagtttcgcgacagaaccggcacgacacagcgcgacataaatagtgaatttacgttagagcgatatttatccaaaacaatctaaatgagaattgaagatctcatcgatagtagtgcaacgacggaaagacggacgaaaacggacatcagacgaaggagttatgagtttataacggagttttcctgtcccggcctactaaaaataatatataagtaatataattataatatattaaaaataaagtcaaaattaaccaatggagtctaaacgagagttgtagagcataatctcaccttcacgtcgatataaagaacgtcgaaaacggagttcgtatgcgaaagttatgaatttctgaagttcggggcgcgaaacctcAAAACtatcagataccacgacgtggcaagcagtgccacgacgtggccagtcttctgacacctccaggagtcccc containing:
- the LOC111901357 gene encoding uncharacterized protein LOC111901357, translated to MDPYEILYGRRCRTPTCWLDLGEKEFASYEIMQLIEDKVKIESLTLDGDYSFSQAGKLRLHFIGPLAVLERVGEQAYRLELPPKLAGILDVFHVCYMRKCFVEKPSVLPLDELRVNESKCLVEKPASILECETKQLHKKGVKLVKILWKNKHGGDMI